In Notolabrus celidotus isolate fNotCel1 chromosome 8, fNotCel1.pri, whole genome shotgun sequence, a genomic segment contains:
- the LOC117817113 gene encoding histone H2A codes for MSGRGKTGGKARAKAKTRSSRAGLQFPVGRVHRLLRKGNYAQRVGAGAPVYLAAVLEYLTAEILELAGNAARDNKKTRIIPRHLQLAVRNDEELNKLLGGVTIAQGGVLPNIQAVLLPKKTEKAAKK; via the coding sequence ATGAGTGGAAGAGGCAAAACCGGCGGAAAGGCCAGAGCAAAGGCAAAGACCCGCTCATCCCGTGCTGGGCTCCAGTTCCCGGTCGGTCGTGTCCACAGACTGCTGCGTAAAGGGAACTATGCCCAGCGCGTTGGTGCCGGTGCCCCCGTGTACCTGGCAGCTGTGCTGGAGTACCTGACCGCTGAGATCCTGGAGTTGGCTGGAAACGCTGCCCGTGACAACAAGAAGACTCGTATCATCCCCCGTCACCTGCAGCTGGCTGTCCGCAACGACGAGGAGCTCAACAAGCTGCTGGGCGGAGTGACCATCGCTCAGGGCGGCGTGCTGCCCAACATCCAGGCTGTCCTGCTGCCCAAGAAGACCGAGAAGGCCGCCAAGAAGTAA
- the LOC117817106 gene encoding histone H3, whose translation MARTKQTARKSTGGKAPRKQLATKAARKSAPATGGVKKPHRYRPGTVALREIRRYQKSTELLIRKLPFQRLVREIAQDFKTDLRFQSSAVMALQEASEAYLVGLFEDTNLCAIHAKRVTIMPKDIQLARRIRGERA comes from the coding sequence ATGGCAAGAACCAAGCAGACCGCTCGTAAGTCCACCGGAGGCAAAGCTCCCAGGAAGCAGCTGGCCACCAAGGCAGCCCGTAAGAGCGCACCGGCTACCGGAGGCGTGAAGAAGCCTCATCGTTACAGGCCCGGTACCGTGGCCCTGAGAGAGATCCGTCGCTATCAGAAGTCCACCGAGCTGCTGATCCGCAAGCTGCCTTTCCAGCGCCTTGTCCGTGAGATCGCTCAGGACTTCAAGACCGACCTGCGCTTCCAGAGCTCCGCCGTCATGGCTCTGCAGGAGGCCAGCGAGGCTTACCTCGTGGGTCTCTTCGAGGACACCAACCTGTGCGCCATCCACGCCAAGAGGGTCACCATCATGCCCAAAGACATCCAGCTGGCCAGACGCATCCGTGGAGAGAGAGCATAA